AAAAATCTGGGTCCACCAGCACTTTGATATCTTCAACTCCGCGATCGCGAACTTCACCAAGAGTATCGCTTATTTTTTGGTCTGAATACACAAACACGGCAATATGTACGCTTTTTTGGGCTTGTTGTATATAAGAAGCAATGATTCCATTACTCGTAGTTGTAATATTGTCTTTCTTCCGATTTGGAGAGAAGTTGACTGCGATCGTTCCATTGCCTACCGGAATTGTGATCGGGCTTCTTTTAGGTTTATAAAATTTAAACACTCCCTGCCACATATAATTGAATTCTTCAGTAAAAATGTTGGCAATTTGTCTGTTGTCTGGAATCACAACCATGTTATTAGGATTCCCCCGACTGTCTAAATTTCTAAAGTCCCCGTGAAGGTCAGAAGTTGTCAGATTACCGCTAGATACTACCGTGGTCTTGCCATCCACAACAACAAATTTGTGATGCATGAGTCCACTGCCTTTGGGCGCACGAGTAGATCTATCGTCTTTTATCTCAATTCCACTAGTCCGTAACATAGCCAAAGCATCAGCAGGATATCGCTTTAATTCTTCATAGGCTCGCTTGTCATGAGGATTCATCTTGGCTATTTCTGCTGCTGTATAATCAGCTATAGTCTTGTTATATTTGCTGTCTATTAATACCCTCACTTTGACTCCGCGTTGATGGGCAAGAGTTAAGGCTTCTACAACTTTCGGAAGCCTTAATTCCATCACAGCTATGTCTACAGTTAATTGTGCTTGACTAATATTATCAATAATTTGCTGTTCTAAATTATCACCTTTACGAGTAAAGTGTCTGTAAGGGTCTTTGTAAGAGGAAACTGGATTTTGGTTAAAATAAACTTTAACAGCAGGGTCTTGAGGAAGCGGTTTAAGAAGTGTTTCCTTTGGTGAAGGCTTAAGACTGTTAACTAATACAAATCCACCAATTAACAGTAATAATAGAAAAGATATATTTCTGAAGAGTTGTTTGTGTTTTTTAGAAGCTAAAAGACTCAAGATAAATTTCATGGTATGAAGAGGATAATAATTGCATAATTGTCACCCTGTTAACATATTGACTAAGACCTTTACTAGTATTGTTTTAAACAACAAGAATCACAAGACGGCAATTGCGGAAGTTAATTTAGTTTTCTTGCGATCGCCGTCAGTAATTACACTACCCAGTGACCAGTAGTCAGTGACCAGTGACCAGTGACCAGTAACCAGTGACTAAAAATCTATCTGTACGCTTACGAACTGATGCCCAGAGGTGGTAATAATTGGGCAAATGAAATATATAAGCTCAAAATAAAAAGAACTAGCTGCTCAGTTATGTGTATTCTCGCTTAATAAAGTTATGCAAATTTATCTTGACTACAGTGCAACAACTCCCATTTGTCCAGAAGCTCTAGCTGCCATGCAAGCAGTTCTTACCCAACAGTGGGGTAATCCTTCTAGCTTGCATGAATGGGGACAAAGGGCAGCAACAGTTGTGGAACAAGCAAGAATGCAGGTTGCTGGTTTGATTAACGCTCGTCAGCCTGAATCTATTGTTTTTACTTCTGGAGGTACTGAATCGGATAATCTAGCAATTATGGGTGTTGCCCGTCTGTACACTCAACCCCAACACATCATTATTTCTAGTGTTGAGCATTCTGCTATTGCTGAACCAGTACGATTGCTGGAGTTATGGGGTTGGCAAGTGACTCGTTTGGGAGTCGATACTCAAGGAAGCGTCAACCCAATGGATTTGGAGGCAGCATTACGAGACAATACTGTATTGGTGTCAGTAGTTTACGGCCAAAGTGAAGTTGGCACTGTACAACCAATTGAGGAATTAGCTCGTATTGCTCGCAGTGCTGGTGTTTTGTTCCATACAGACGCAGTGCAAGCAGTGGGACGGTTGCATATAGATGTACAAAATTTACCTGTGGATTTATTAAGCCTTTCAAGTCACAAAATTTACGGACCCCAAGGGGCTGGGGCATTATATGTACGTCCTGGTGTGGAGTTAGTACCAGTACTATGGGGTGGGGGACAAGAACAGCGATTGCGTTCTGGTACTCAAGCAGTCCCTGCGATCGCGGGATTTGGAGTGGCTGCAGAATTAGCTGCCCAAGAAATGCCCACAGAAATACCTCGGTTAATGAAATTGCGCGATCGCTTGTTTGCCCAACTCACTGACATTCCCGGTTTAATTCCTACAGGCGATTTGACAAACCGATTGCCCCACCATGTGAGTTTTTGCCTGGAATACGCCGATGGGGAAAAGCTGAGTGGAAAAACTCTGGTAAGACAAATGAATTTAGCTGGTATTGGTATCAGTGCTGGTGCTGCTTGTCATAGTGGTAAACTCAATCCTAGCCCGATATTATTGGCAATGGGATATCCAGAAAATATAGCTTTAGGCTCTATCCGTATGACCTTAGGACGTGAGACGACTGAACTTGATGTAGATTGGACGGCAATGGTACTGAAGCAAGTTTTGGAAAGATTGGCACCACACTTCTCTTAAGAAAAACAGTCGTAAAATATTTATACAAGTTGGGTATTGGGTTTTTCCCTAACCCCTGACCCCTGACCCCTATAAGGTATCCTATGTTCTGCCCAATGTTAATTGACTGTAAAATTATGACTGGG
This genomic interval from Scytonema hofmannii PCC 7110 contains the following:
- a CDS encoding cysteine desulfurase family protein, whose product is MQIYLDYSATTPICPEALAAMQAVLTQQWGNPSSLHEWGQRAATVVEQARMQVAGLINARQPESIVFTSGGTESDNLAIMGVARLYTQPQHIIISSVEHSAIAEPVRLLELWGWQVTRLGVDTQGSVNPMDLEAALRDNTVLVSVVYGQSEVGTVQPIEELARIARSAGVLFHTDAVQAVGRLHIDVQNLPVDLLSLSSHKIYGPQGAGALYVRPGVELVPVLWGGGQEQRLRSGTQAVPAIAGFGVAAELAAQEMPTEIPRLMKLRDRLFAQLTDIPGLIPTGDLTNRLPHHVSFCLEYADGEKLSGKTLVRQMNLAGIGISAGAACHSGKLNPSPILLAMGYPENIALGSIRMTLGRETTELDVDWTAMVLKQVLERLAPHFS
- a CDS encoding phospholipase D-like domain-containing protein, producing MKFILSLLASKKHKQLFRNISFLLLLLIGGFVLVNSLKPSPKETLLKPLPQDPAVKVYFNQNPVSSYKDPYRHFTRKGDNLEQQIIDNISQAQLTVDIAVMELRLPKVVEALTLAHQRGVKVRVLIDSKYNKTIADYTAAEIAKMNPHDKRAYEELKRYPADALAMLRTSGIEIKDDRSTRAPKGSGLMHHKFVVVDGKTTVVSSGNLTTSDLHGDFRNLDSRGNPNNMVVIPDNRQIANIFTEEFNYMWQGVFKFYKPKRSPITIPVGNGTIAVNFSPNRKKDNITTTSNGIIASYIQQAQKSVHIAVFVYSDQKISDTLGEVRDRGVEDIKVLVDPDFFRQPYSKAYDAMGVCPLANKSSRFIKVKPWKRPITTVGFPTGPVGDRGVHSKMAVLDGVLAIAGSHNWSNSGNYFNDETLVFIKNSIVAAHYEREFSRLYETAELGLKTLPSAQKCRVSG